A region of Solibacillus isronensis DNA encodes the following proteins:
- the trhO gene encoding oxygen-dependent tRNA uridine(34) hydroxylase TrhO: MNYQVLLYYHYTTIEDPAAFSAEHLAACKEIGLKGRILVAREGINGTVSGTIEQTQNYIDMMEAHPLFKGIVFKIDPAEGHAFKKMHVRPRPELVNLGLEEDVNPHELTGRYLSPEQFLEEMQDENTVVLDVRNTYEYDVGHFRGAIRPEVKNFRDTPQWVRENRELFEGKNVLTYCTGGIRCEKFSGWMKREGFGDVGQLHGGVATYGKDPVAKGQLWDGQMYVFDERLTVPINQVEHVIVGRDHFDGTPCERYINCANPECNEQIIASEENEAKHLGGCTIECTKHERNRYIVRHNLTEEQVQQAIELLEAEATV; this comes from the coding sequence ATGAATTATCAAGTATTATTGTATTATCATTACACAACGATTGAAGATCCAGCTGCTTTTTCAGCAGAGCATTTAGCTGCATGTAAAGAAATTGGATTAAAAGGACGTATTTTAGTTGCCCGTGAAGGGATTAACGGTACGGTTTCAGGAACGATTGAGCAAACACAAAACTATATCGATATGATGGAAGCACATCCATTGTTCAAAGGGATTGTTTTCAAAATCGATCCAGCAGAAGGCCATGCGTTCAAAAAAATGCATGTACGTCCACGCCCAGAGCTTGTAAATTTAGGTTTAGAAGAAGATGTGAACCCGCATGAATTAACGGGTCGCTATTTATCTCCAGAGCAATTCCTGGAAGAAATGCAAGACGAAAATACAGTCGTACTAGATGTACGTAACACATATGAATATGATGTCGGTCACTTCCGCGGTGCAATTCGTCCAGAAGTAAAGAACTTCCGTGATACACCGCAATGGGTACGTGAAAACCGTGAATTATTTGAAGGTAAAAATGTATTAACATATTGTACAGGCGGAATCCGCTGTGAAAAATTCTCAGGCTGGATGAAGCGTGAAGGTTTCGGTGATGTTGGTCAATTACATGGTGGCGTTGCGACATACGGGAAAGACCCGGTTGCTAAAGGTCAGCTATGGGATGGTCAAATGTATGTATTCGATGAGCGTCTGACAGTGCCGATCAACCAGGTGGAGCATGTTATTGTTGGACGTGACCACTTTGATGGAACACCATGTGAACGCTACATTAATTGTGCTAACCCTGAATGTAATGAGCAAATCATTGCATCAGAGGAGAACGAAGCGAAGCATTTAGGTGGTTGTACAATCGAATGTACAAAACATGAACGCAATCGTTATATCGTCCGTCATAACTTAACGGAAGAGCAAGTTCAACAAGCGATTGAATTATTAGAAGCTGAAGCTACAGTATAA
- a CDS encoding phosphate ABC transporter substrate-binding protein: MLKKTCYFIGLTILMVVLAACSNEDSTESSSGGGDLVTISGSTSVGPLAEKLAAKYEETEDVKIEINQIGSSAGITNAINDVSQIGMSSRDLKQEEIDSGIQELVIAYDGIVVVAHPSNPVNDLTMEQVKQIFTGEITNWKEVGGKDMEIVVVSREDGSGSRDAFQEIVGYESGELIRNAIVASGNGNIKTTVAMNKHAVGFISFEYIDETVSAMDINGVKAEAGNVLEGKYKLSRPFLFVYKENVPEAATKFMDFILTADGQKIVEEAGAIPLTK, translated from the coding sequence ATGTTGAAAAAAACATGTTACTTCATTGGGTTAACAATTCTAATGGTAGTATTAGCAGCTTGCAGTAATGAAGATTCTACGGAGTCATCTTCTGGAGGCGGAGACTTAGTAACGATTTCAGGTTCTACATCAGTTGGACCTTTAGCAGAGAAATTAGCAGCAAAATATGAAGAAACAGAAGACGTAAAAATTGAAATAAATCAAATCGGTTCATCAGCAGGAATTACAAATGCAATCAACGATGTCTCACAAATTGGGATGTCTTCACGGGATCTGAAGCAGGAAGAAATCGACTCCGGTATTCAAGAGTTGGTAATTGCTTATGACGGGATTGTAGTTGTTGCACACCCATCAAACCCAGTTAATGATTTAACGATGGAGCAAGTGAAACAAATCTTCACAGGCGAAATTACTAACTGGAAAGAAGTTGGCGGAAAAGATATGGAAATCGTCGTTGTTTCACGTGAGGACGGATCAGGTTCACGTGATGCATTCCAGGAAATCGTCGGCTATGAGTCAGGGGAACTGATTCGTAATGCAATCGTAGCAAGCGGAAACGGAAATATTAAAACAACGGTTGCAATGAACAAACATGCGGTAGGATTCATCTCATTCGAATATATCGATGAAACTGTTTCAGCGATGGACATTAATGGTGTAAAGGCAGAAGCGGGCAATGTATTGGAAGGTAAATATAAATTATCTCGTCCATTCCTATTTGTTTATAAAGAGAACGTTCCGGAAGCAGCAACAAAGTTTATGGATTTCATTTTAACTGCTGATGGACAAAAGATTGTGGAAGAAGCAGGAGCGATTCCATTAACGAAATAA
- a CDS encoding type II secretion system protein codes for MSQEGLTLVETLLAVVILFFLSSTIIPLTFNMKQQIAVQKVQAHAAEAAFIGAMKYKRYGQSAGVQHIDGVRFQWNYDGNQVCVHYDNNEKEEELCV; via the coding sequence ATGAGCCAGGAAGGACTAACTCTTGTAGAAACACTGTTAGCAGTCGTCATTTTATTTTTCCTTTCATCGACAATCATTCCGCTCACATTTAATATGAAACAGCAAATTGCCGTACAAAAAGTACAAGCCCATGCCGCAGAAGCAGCTTTTATAGGAGCGATGAAATATAAAAGGTATGGACAATCAGCCGGAGTTCAGCACATTGACGGCGTTCGGTTTCAATGGAATTACGATGGAAACCAAGTATGTGTTCATTATGACAATAATGAAAAAGAAGAGGAACTGTGTGTATGA
- the gcvPB gene encoding aminomethyl-transferring glycine dehydrogenase subunit GcvPB — translation MHNENQSLIFEITKPGRVGYNLEPLDVPDYDLEELLPKELVRQEAAELPEVAELDIMRHYTALSKRNHGVDSGFYPLGSCTMKYNPKINETVARYAGFANVHPLQDESTVQGAMELLYDLQTSLQEITGMDEVTLQPAAGAHGEWTALMMIRAFHEANGEGHRNKVIVPDSAHGTNPASATVAGFETITIKSGEDGLVDLEDLRRVVGPDTAALMLTNPNTLGLFEENILEMAEIVHGVGGKVYYDGANLNAVMSKARPGDMGFDCVHLNLHKTFTGPHGGGGPGSGPVGVKADLIPFLPKPVLVKKEDGTFHFDYNRPQSIGRVKPYYGNFGINVRAYTYIRSMGPDGLKAVTEYAVLNANYMMRRLEEHFDLPYDRHCKHEFVLSGRRQKKLGVRTLDIAKRLLDFGYHPPTVYFPLNVEEGIMIEPTETESKETLDAFCDAMIQIAQETIDNPSIVQEAPHTTVISRLDETRAARTPVLRYTKKEEVTIS, via the coding sequence ATGCATAACGAAAACCAATCACTCATTTTCGAAATTACAAAACCAGGTCGTGTCGGCTACAACTTAGAGCCATTGGATGTTCCTGATTATGATTTAGAAGAACTTCTGCCAAAAGAGTTAGTACGTCAAGAAGCGGCTGAACTGCCGGAAGTTGCAGAATTAGATATTATGCGTCACTATACAGCACTTTCAAAACGTAACCATGGTGTGGATTCAGGCTTCTACCCACTTGGTTCATGTACGATGAAATACAATCCGAAAATTAATGAAACGGTTGCCCGCTATGCTGGTTTTGCCAATGTTCACCCATTACAGGATGAGTCGACAGTACAAGGTGCAATGGAATTATTGTATGACCTGCAAACATCCCTTCAGGAAATTACAGGTATGGATGAAGTAACATTACAGCCGGCAGCAGGCGCACATGGTGAATGGACAGCGTTAATGATGATCCGTGCATTCCATGAGGCAAATGGTGAAGGTCACCGTAACAAAGTAATCGTACCGGACTCAGCTCACGGTACAAACCCGGCCTCTGCTACAGTTGCAGGTTTTGAAACAATTACAATCAAATCAGGTGAAGACGGCTTAGTTGATCTTGAAGATTTACGCCGTGTTGTCGGTCCTGATACAGCAGCGCTTATGCTGACAAACCCGAACACTTTAGGCTTATTCGAAGAAAACATTTTAGAAATGGCTGAAATCGTACACGGTGTCGGCGGTAAAGTTTACTATGACGGCGCGAACTTAAACGCTGTTATGAGTAAAGCACGTCCTGGCGACATGGGCTTTGACTGTGTTCACTTAAACTTACACAAAACATTTACAGGTCCACACGGTGGCGGTGGTCCAGGTTCAGGTCCTGTAGGGGTAAAAGCGGATTTAATCCCATTCCTGCCTAAACCAGTATTAGTGAAAAAAGAAGATGGTACATTCCACTTCGATTACAACCGTCCACAATCAATCGGTCGTGTGAAACCTTACTACGGAAACTTCGGCATTAATGTCCGTGCATATACGTATATCCGTTCAATGGGTCCAGATGGCTTAAAGGCTGTAACAGAATACGCTGTACTAAACGCAAACTACATGATGCGCCGTTTGGAAGAGCACTTTGATTTACCGTATGACCGTCACTGTAAGCATGAATTCGTGCTATCAGGTCGTCGTCAGAAAAAATTAGGTGTTCGTACATTGGATATCGCTAAACGCCTTCTTGACTTTGGCTACCATCCACCAACAGTATACTTCCCGTTAAACGTGGAAGAGGGTATTATGATCGAGCCAACAGAAACAGAATCAAAAGAAACATTGGATGCATTCTGTGATGCAATGATTCAAATTGCTCAAGAAACAATCGATAACCCATCAATCGTACAAGAAGCACCACATACAACGGTAATCAGCCGTTTAGATGAGACACGTGCTGCACGTACACCTGTATTACGTTATACAAAAAAAGAAGAAGTGACAATTTCATAA
- a CDS encoding YqjF family protein: protein MVELLNIQENKWDDSHRPWPLPNLPWGMKQTWSDLLFAHYPVKYEVLRKLVPNAMELDSYDGVCWVGVVPFRMSGVRLRGLPSVPGTAEFPELNVRTYVTIDGKPGIYFFSLDADNWPAVKGARTFFHLPYHYAKMDIKNFDDTVLFESKRRDQSDIVFAARYKPVSEPFIAVNGSFEEWIAERYCFYTLNASGVPVRCDILHHPWILQEAEGEITLNTTLSKQGIIMENDQPILHFSKKIDVRAWPLVSPATGRLRF from the coding sequence GTGGTGGAGCTCCTAAACATACAAGAAAACAAATGGGATGACAGTCATCGTCCTTGGCCACTGCCAAATTTACCCTGGGGGATGAAACAAACGTGGAGTGATCTGTTATTTGCCCATTATCCCGTTAAATATGAGGTTTTGCGGAAGTTAGTTCCAAATGCGATGGAACTGGATTCTTACGACGGTGTGTGCTGGGTTGGGGTTGTCCCGTTTCGCATGTCCGGTGTGAGGCTTCGGGGATTGCCGTCAGTTCCGGGTACCGCCGAATTTCCGGAACTTAATGTGCGCACCTATGTAACGATTGATGGAAAACCTGGCATATACTTTTTCAGTTTGGATGCGGATAATTGGCCGGCTGTAAAAGGTGCCCGCACATTTTTCCATTTACCTTACCATTACGCTAAGATGGATATTAAAAACTTTGATGATACAGTACTGTTTGAAAGCAAAAGGCGCGATCAATCAGACATTGTATTCGCGGCCCGCTATAAACCCGTTTCCGAACCGTTTATCGCGGTAAACGGTTCCTTTGAAGAATGGATTGCCGAGCGTTACTGCTTCTACACATTAAATGCTTCAGGTGTCCCGGTGCGCTGTGATATTTTGCACCACCCATGGATCTTACAAGAAGCAGAAGGTGAAATTACCCTTAATACAACGCTGTCCAAGCAAGGGATTATTATGGAAAATGATCAACCGATCCTGCACTTCTCTAAAAAAATCGATGTCCGAGCATGGCCATTAGTAAGCCCTGCTACCGGCAGATTACGTTTTTAG
- the comGF gene encoding competence type IV pilus minor pilin ComGF → MNSRQTLNERGFTLLESLFQLTVFVLFTGISALILIWVRDLQQLEMMKDEVNWELFVYDLHQYNMNSASGRVLSYNMLQLEMLNDPEERLFVFDKSEQHLRKRSNKGGNEIMLPFVEKWELAVDENEVNMRVVMKNGTKRKRDIVLPLPPK, encoded by the coding sequence ATGAATTCGAGGCAAACATTAAACGAGCGGGGTTTTACATTACTGGAGAGCTTGTTTCAGTTAACCGTGTTTGTACTTTTTACAGGAATAAGCGCCCTTATCCTTATATGGGTACGGGATCTTCAACAGCTTGAGATGATGAAAGATGAGGTGAACTGGGAATTGTTCGTTTATGATCTTCATCAATACAATATGAATTCCGCATCTGGAAGGGTACTCAGTTATAATATGCTGCAACTGGAAATGTTAAATGATCCCGAGGAACGTTTGTTTGTCTTTGACAAATCAGAACAGCATTTGCGTAAAAGGTCGAATAAAGGTGGAAATGAAATTATGCTGCCTTTTGTTGAGAAATGGGAGCTGGCGGTTGATGAAAATGAAGTGAATATGAGGGTAGTGATGAAAAATGGAACAAAGCGAAAAAGAGACATCGTATTACCATTACCTCCAAAATGA
- the gcvPA gene encoding aminomethyl-transferring glycine dehydrogenase subunit GcvPA: protein MKHRYLPMTEQDKQEMLDRIGVATIDELFEDIPEKVRFQGSYNIKPAKSEAALMKELAQLASKNKDTASNVSFLGAGVYNHYKPVIVDHVISRSEFYTAYTPYQPEISQGELQAIFEFQTMIAELTGMDIANSSMYDGGTALAEAGMLAAGHTRRGKLLVSGAVHPEYQDVVKMYATGQSIEVVTIPTKDGVTDIEALKGLIDDQTAGVIVQYPNFFGQVENLQPLADITHDAKGLFIVSANPLALGVLTPPGKLGADITVGDAQVFGIAEAFGGPHCGYFAVTNKLMRKVPGRLVGETVDQDGRRGYVLTLQAREQHIRRDKATSNICSNQALLALASSVAMTALGKQGMQEMAKQNIVKTRFAKNAFEAAGFEVAYQGAHFNEIVVNTKHNVSELNKALIEKGIIGGFDLGRVYPELENHALIAVTEIRTKEEIEQLVAEMGAYNA from the coding sequence ATGAAACATCGTTATTTACCAATGACGGAACAAGATAAACAAGAAATGTTAGACCGTATCGGGGTTGCGACAATTGATGAGCTTTTCGAGGACATTCCTGAGAAAGTTCGTTTCCAAGGGAGCTACAATATTAAACCTGCAAAGTCTGAAGCCGCTTTAATGAAGGAGCTGGCACAACTCGCTTCAAAAAATAAAGATACAGCAAGCAATGTATCGTTTTTAGGTGCTGGTGTCTACAATCACTATAAACCGGTAATTGTTGATCACGTTATTTCACGTTCGGAGTTCTATACAGCGTATACACCATACCAGCCGGAAATTTCTCAAGGCGAACTTCAAGCGATTTTTGAGTTCCAAACAATGATTGCAGAACTGACAGGCATGGATATTGCAAACTCTTCTATGTATGATGGCGGTACGGCATTGGCAGAAGCAGGTATGCTTGCTGCAGGTCATACACGTCGCGGTAAGTTACTTGTTTCGGGAGCTGTACATCCGGAATATCAAGATGTTGTGAAAATGTATGCGACAGGACAATCAATTGAAGTTGTTACAATTCCTACAAAAGACGGTGTGACAGACATCGAGGCACTTAAAGGCCTAATCGATGATCAAACAGCCGGTGTTATCGTTCAATATCCGAACTTCTTTGGTCAAGTTGAAAACCTACAGCCGCTTGCAGACATTACACATGATGCAAAAGGATTGTTTATCGTATCTGCAAACCCGTTAGCTCTTGGCGTTTTAACTCCTCCTGGAAAATTAGGTGCAGATATTACAGTTGGGGATGCACAGGTATTCGGTATTGCTGAAGCATTCGGTGGTCCACACTGTGGTTATTTCGCGGTAACGAATAAGTTAATGCGTAAAGTACCGGGCCGTCTTGTTGGGGAAACAGTAGACCAAGATGGACGTCGTGGTTATGTATTAACATTACAAGCTCGTGAGCAGCACATCCGTCGTGACAAAGCGACATCTAATATTTGTTCTAACCAAGCATTACTGGCACTTGCTTCTTCAGTAGCAATGACAGCTCTTGGAAAACAAGGTATGCAGGAAATGGCGAAGCAGAATATCGTAAAAACACGCTTTGCTAAAAATGCATTTGAAGCAGCTGGTTTTGAAGTTGCTTATCAAGGTGCGCACTTCAACGAAATCGTAGTAAATACAAAGCATAATGTGTCAGAGTTAAACAAAGCATTAATCGAAAAAGGCATTATCGGCGGCTTTGACTTAGGTCGTGTTTATCCTGAATTAGAAAATCATGCACTCATTGCTGTTACGGAAATCCGTACAAAAGAAGAAATTGAGCAATTAGTTGCAGAAATGGGGGCTTACAATGCATAA
- a CDS encoding VOC family protein, with protein MIIGLHHAQITIPKGNEEAGKDFYCKVLGLKEISKPSALQGRGGFWLQVGSQEVHVGTEDGFNRLTTKAHLAYKVEDISYWRNVLMENEIEILDSVPIPNYERFEFRDPFGNRVEMIQPI; from the coding sequence ATGATAATTGGTTTACACCACGCACAAATAACAATTCCCAAAGGTAATGAGGAAGCAGGGAAAGATTTCTATTGTAAAGTATTAGGTTTAAAGGAAATTTCAAAACCTTCTGCATTGCAGGGGCGAGGAGGCTTTTGGCTGCAAGTAGGAAGTCAGGAAGTACATGTAGGGACAGAAGATGGCTTTAATCGGCTCACAACTAAAGCACATCTGGCCTACAAAGTTGAAGATATTTCTTATTGGAGAAACGTATTGATGGAAAATGAAATTGAGATTTTGGACTCTGTACCGATTCCTAACTATGAACGATTTGAATTTAGAGACCCTTTCGGAAATAGAGTGGAGATGATTCAACCAATCTAA
- the gcvT gene encoding glycine cleavage system aminomethyltransferase GcvT gives MTNDLKLKRTPLFDEYAKYGGKTVDFGGWELPVQFSSIKDEHDAVRNRAGLFDVSHMGEIIVEGPDALVYLQKMLSNDISKITVGGAQYSALCYEDGGVVDDLLTYRLEDNRYLLCVNAANIEKDFEWLQKHVEGDVKVTNMSDDYAQIALQGPLSQEVLQTLTATDLTAIKYFKFQDNVDVGGHSVLVSRSGYTGEDGFEIYGAPAAIVDLWNKILEAGKDKGVVASGLGARDTLRFEACLPLYGQEISKDISPLEAGIGFAVKLAKDPQFIGQQALIDQKENGLTRKSVGIEMIDKGIPRHGYKVFKDGEEIGFVTTGTQSPMTKRNIGLALIDAKFTEVGTELEIEVRKNRAKAVVVETPFYKRAK, from the coding sequence ATGACAAATGATTTAAAGCTAAAGCGCACACCACTTTTTGATGAATATGCAAAGTATGGTGGAAAAACAGTGGATTTTGGCGGCTGGGAGTTGCCTGTACAATTTTCTTCGATCAAAGATGAACATGATGCGGTACGTAACCGTGCAGGACTTTTTGATGTATCCCATATGGGGGAAATTATCGTAGAAGGCCCGGATGCACTTGTTTATTTACAAAAGATGCTATCCAACGATATTTCTAAAATTACAGTCGGCGGCGCACAATACAGTGCATTATGCTATGAAGATGGCGGTGTTGTTGACGATTTACTGACATACCGTTTGGAAGATAACCGTTATTTACTATGTGTTAATGCAGCGAATATTGAAAAGGACTTTGAATGGTTACAGAAGCATGTCGAAGGGGATGTCAAAGTGACAAATATGTCAGATGACTATGCTCAAATTGCATTGCAGGGACCATTATCTCAGGAAGTTCTGCAAACATTAACAGCTACTGACTTAACGGCAATTAAATATTTTAAATTCCAGGACAATGTGGATGTAGGCGGTCATTCGGTTCTTGTTTCTCGCTCTGGTTATACAGGGGAAGACGGATTTGAAATTTACGGTGCACCAGCAGCGATTGTTGATCTTTGGAACAAAATTTTAGAGGCAGGAAAAGACAAAGGTGTAGTAGCTTCCGGTTTAGGAGCACGTGATACACTTCGCTTTGAAGCATGCTTACCATTATATGGCCAAGAGATTTCAAAAGATATTTCACCACTGGAAGCGGGCATTGGCTTTGCGGTGAAATTAGCGAAAGATCCGCAATTTATCGGTCAGCAAGCTTTAATTGACCAAAAAGAAAATGGCCTAACACGTAAATCTGTAGGCATCGAGATGATTGATAAAGGTATTCCTCGTCATGGTTATAAAGTATTTAAAGATGGCGAAGAAATTGGCTTTGTAACAACAGGAACTCAGTCACCGATGACAAAGCGCAATATCGGCTTAGCTTTAATTGACGCAAAATTCACTGAAGTTGGAACTGAATTAGAAATAGAAGTACGAAAAAATAGAGCAAAAGCAGTTGTTGTAGAAACTCCATTTTACAAGCGTGCAAAATAA
- a CDS encoding rhodanese-like domain-containing protein: MTILYTILVILVVIVAYVVINSMRLKKSVTNLTQEQFIEGYRKAQLIDLREPKEFEAGHILGARNIPMTQLNTRHKEIRPDLPVYLYCQNSGRSARAALTLKKKGYSQLFQLQGGFKTWTGKVKSKN, from the coding sequence GTGACAATTTTATATACGATACTAGTAATTTTAGTAGTAATCGTTGCTTACGTAGTAATCAACTCTATGCGCTTAAAAAAATCCGTAACAAATTTAACACAGGAGCAATTTATCGAAGGCTACCGTAAAGCACAATTAATCGATTTACGCGAACCTAAAGAATTTGAAGCGGGACACATTTTAGGTGCTCGAAACATTCCAATGACGCAACTTAATACACGTCATAAAGAAATCCGTCCAGATCTGCCTGTATACCTTTACTGTCAAAACTCTGGCCGTAGTGCACGAGCAGCGCTGACATTAAAGAAAAAAGGCTATAGCCAACTGTTCCAATTACAAGGCGGCTTCAAAACATGGACAGGTAAAGTTAAATCGAAAAACTAA
- a CDS encoding lipoate--protein ligase family protein — protein MNWWRREIVKKQWYFINSGPCNPAYNMALDEALLDWHSQGEIPPVIRFYEWNPATLSIGYFQQVHKDINLEAVKKQNLGFIRRPTGGRAVLHDQELTYSVIVTESYPNMPETVTEAYRVISEGILQGFRRLGLDAYFSVPETKEQLDDLKKPKSAVCFDAPSWYELVVEGKKVAGSAQTRQKGVILQHGAILLDLNEELLLSVFNFATEEAKERMRKKLPEKAVAMNQFVDTPFTIEQCVNAFSKGFEVALDIELIPYELTEQQTQYVEQLMQNKYLTDEWNFKK, from the coding sequence ATGAATTGGTGGAGGCGAGAAATTGTGAAAAAACAATGGTATTTTATAAATTCGGGTCCATGCAACCCGGCCTATAATATGGCACTGGACGAAGCGTTACTGGATTGGCATAGCCAAGGGGAAATTCCGCCGGTTATTCGTTTTTATGAGTGGAACCCTGCAACATTATCAATCGGTTATTTCCAGCAAGTACATAAAGATATTAATTTAGAAGCTGTAAAAAAGCAAAACTTAGGTTTCATCCGTCGACCTACAGGCGGACGTGCCGTTTTACATGACCAGGAGCTTACATATTCAGTGATTGTGACAGAGAGCTACCCAAATATGCCGGAGACTGTTACAGAGGCATATCGTGTCATTAGCGAAGGAATTTTACAAGGGTTCCGTCGTTTAGGACTGGATGCTTATTTTAGTGTGCCGGAGACGAAAGAACAACTGGATGATCTGAAGAAACCGAAAAGTGCGGTATGTTTTGATGCGCCAAGCTGGTATGAGCTGGTGGTTGAAGGGAAGAAGGTTGCGGGAAGTGCACAAACACGTCAAAAAGGTGTGATTTTGCAGCATGGCGCTATTTTACTGGATCTCAACGAAGAGCTGCTGCTATCGGTATTTAATTTTGCTACGGAAGAGGCAAAAGAACGAATGCGTAAAAAGTTACCGGAAAAAGCGGTTGCGATGAATCAGTTTGTTGACACACCATTTACAATTGAGCAATGTGTGAATGCATTTTCTAAAGGGTTTGAAGTAGCTTTGGACATAGAACTAATTCCTTATGAATTAACGGAGCAGCAAACGCAATATGTAGAACAATTGATGCAAAATAAATATTTAACAGATGAATGGAATTTCAAAAAATAG
- a CDS encoding shikimate kinase: MRKIYLVGFMGCGKSAIGRRLSFFLKMPYYDMDHEIVRQQGMTIPEIFEKYGEAHFRKIETEFLKNFRDEACIIATGGGVAMNEENRRIMRQTGLVFFLDAKFEDIYMRIRNDKNRPIVQSSTEQELENLYHQRRKNYRLAGHIQVLTAGRTLRQIVEYIGFQVKRLKGE; encoded by the coding sequence ATGCGTAAAATTTATTTAGTAGGATTTATGGGGTGCGGAAAAAGTGCGATTGGAAGACGTTTAAGTTTTTTCTTGAAAATGCCGTATTACGATATGGATCATGAAATTGTTCGACAGCAGGGTATGACAATTCCTGAAATTTTTGAGAAATACGGCGAAGCACACTTCCGAAAAATCGAGACGGAATTTTTAAAGAATTTTCGTGATGAAGCATGCATTATCGCTACAGGCGGTGGGGTAGCTATGAATGAAGAAAACAGGAGAATTATGCGCCAGACAGGGCTTGTATTTTTTCTTGATGCAAAATTTGAAGATATTTATATGCGTATTCGGAATGACAAAAACCGTCCCATTGTTCAATCGTCAACGGAGCAAGAATTGGAAAACCTGTATCACCAACGCAGAAAGAATTATCGACTGGCTGGCCATATACAAGTACTGACAGCTGGGAGAACATTAAGACAAATTGTTGAGTACATCGGCTTTCAAGTAAAACGCTTAAAAGGCGAATAA
- a CDS encoding helix-turn-helix domain-containing protein, whose product MEKVNCIKRQRRYKARDKEELIFSIIQLHNQGYSQVDIAKILNISRGFY is encoded by the coding sequence ATGGAGAAAGTAAATTGTATCAAACGGCAACGTAGATACAAGGCGCGAGACAAGGAAGAATTAATATTTTCGATTATTCAACTTCATAACCAAGGATATAGTCAAGTCGACATTGCTAAAATTCTTAATATAAGCAGAGGTTTTTATTAG
- a CDS encoding 2OG-Fe(II) oxygenase, which produces MTTEVSILPFQSVYSIDNRTITAEVLHEEPLIVKFSNVLSDEECQNLIDCASSRLERSKLAKKEVSPIRTSSGMFFEENENPLISQIEKRISSLMHLPIEHAEGLQVLHYEPGQEFKAHFDFFGPNHPSSSNNRISTLVVYLNNVEEGGVTTFPNLGILTVPERGSAVYFEYFYNDQKLNELTLHSGEPVIRGEKWVATQWMRKKQIRERF; this is translated from the coding sequence ATGACAACAGAAGTTTCGATTTTACCTTTTCAATCTGTTTATTCAATTGATAATCGTACGATAACAGCAGAGGTTCTTCATGAAGAACCGCTCATTGTAAAGTTTTCGAATGTTTTAAGTGATGAGGAATGTCAGAATTTAATCGATTGTGCTTCTTCACGTTTGGAGAGATCCAAATTGGCAAAAAAAGAAGTAAGTCCGATTCGTACGAGCAGTGGTATGTTTTTTGAGGAGAATGAAAATCCGCTTATTTCACAAATCGAAAAACGGATTAGCAGCCTGATGCATCTTCCAATAGAACATGCCGAGGGTCTACAAGTTTTACATTACGAACCCGGTCAGGAATTTAAGGCACACTTTGATTTCTTTGGTCCAAATCACCCTTCAAGCAGTAATAATCGCATTAGCACGTTAGTAGTTTACTTAAATAATGTAGAAGAAGGAGGCGTTACAACGTTTCCTAATTTAGGTATCCTAACAGTACCGGAGAGAGGTTCAGCGGTTTACTTTGAATATTTCTACAATGATCAAAAATTAAATGAGCTTACCCTTCATAGTGGTGAGCCAGTAATACGAGGCGAAAAATGGGTTGCTACCCAATGGATGCGGAAAAAACAAATCCGCGAACGGTTTTAA